The Chitinophagales bacterium genome has a window encoding:
- a CDS encoding MotA/TolQ/ExbB proton channel family protein — translation MSILSFILLQVDTATQVIAGMENAGAEELSLIYLLREGGVLMIPLLLCSVLMVYVFIERLRVIRKAGNIDPTFMARIKEHVTDGNLVAAKNLAKTTQGPMARIIDKGLSRIGKPVDHIEKSMENTGKLQVYNLEKNLSMLSTIAGIAPMFGFLGTIAGMIILFFNIQHNGFSIEHIAGGIYTKMVTSAVGLIIGLLSYVAYNYLNAQINKTVNKMEAAAVEFLDILHEPTR, via the coding sequence ATGTCCATATTGTCATTTATTTTATTGCAAGTTGATACAGCTACCCAGGTAATAGCCGGTATGGAAAATGCCGGAGCTGAAGAATTATCATTGATATACCTGCTACGTGAAGGAGGTGTCCTGATGATACCCCTGTTGCTTTGTTCGGTATTAATGGTATATGTGTTCATTGAACGTTTGAGGGTGATACGCAAGGCAGGTAATATTGACCCTACCTTCATGGCGCGCATAAAAGAACATGTAACAGACGGGAACCTGGTAGCTGCCAAAAACCTGGCGAAAACTACACAAGGCCCTATGGCAAGAATTATTGATAAAGGTCTGAGCCGTATTGGCAAACCGGTTGACCATATAGAAAAGTCTATGGAGAACACCGGGAAGTTGCAGGTATATAACCTGGAGAAGAACTTGTCTATGTTATCAACAATTGCCGGAATCGCGCCGATGTTTGGTTTCCTGGGTACTATTGCCGGTATGATCATCCTGTTCTTTAATATACAGCACAACGGATTTTCGATAGAACATATAGCGGGTGGTATCTATACTAAGATGGTAACATCAGCAGTTGGTCTTATCATTGGCCTGCTGTCATATGTGGCGTACAACTACCTGAACGCACAGATCAACAAGACAGTAAATAAGATGGAAGCAGCCGCGGTTGAATTCCTGGATATACTTCACGAACCCACACGCTAA
- a CDS encoding TolC family protein, translating to MKTNTRKGLIVLLLMIVSITHISAQVAKKISLEEAISLSLQHSKQLKLAEAKTVEAGAALSESRQRRLPDVSASGAYMRVTQPNFNLKIPLNSSSSQQGSGESSGGSSGSSFPTVNEAMYGMASASLPIFSGFRINNGIQSAKYLKKAAELDAEHDKDEVIANTIAAYCNLYKAKAALEIVNENLRQSQQRVADLENMERNGLLARNDLLKAQLQQSNIELAKLDAENNWKITYINMNLMLGLDEYTELEPEITGFTNYSDNNDFSFWENAALNNRADLKAMEMRKNAALAGVRAAKGEYYPSLALTGGYIALNVPKILTASNIINGGIGIKYSPSSLWKTGSKVAQAKSRLEQTRITQDILSDAARLESAQSYQQYLSSIKKIDVYKKAQEQATENYKIVKNKYDNSLATTTELLDADVALLQAKLNHAFAKADAFVAYNKLKQVTGTLEQATITK from the coding sequence ATGAAGACTAACACAAGAAAAGGACTGATCGTACTGTTGCTGATGATTGTCAGCATAACGCATATATCAGCACAGGTAGCCAAAAAAATAAGTCTTGAAGAGGCTATCAGCCTAAGTTTGCAACATAGCAAGCAACTGAAACTGGCTGAAGCCAAAACTGTTGAGGCCGGAGCAGCTTTAAGTGAATCCAGACAAAGAAGACTGCCTGATGTTAGTGCATCAGGGGCTTATATGAGGGTCACTCAACCTAACTTCAACCTTAAAATCCCTTTAAACAGCAGTAGCAGCCAGCAAGGTTCCGGGGAATCATCCGGAGGTAGTAGCGGAAGTTCTTTCCCTACGGTGAATGAAGCTATGTATGGCATGGCTTCTGCATCACTGCCTATATTTTCAGGGTTCAGGATCAATAATGGCATACAGTCTGCCAAGTACCTGAAAAAAGCCGCAGAACTTGATGCTGAACATGATAAGGATGAAGTAATAGCTAATACCATTGCAGCATATTGCAACCTGTACAAAGCTAAAGCAGCACTGGAGATCGTAAATGAGAACCTGAGACAATCACAGCAACGAGTAGCGGATCTTGAGAATATGGAGCGTAACGGGTTGCTAGCCAGGAACGACCTGTTGAAAGCACAGCTGCAACAATCGAATATAGAACTGGCCAAGCTGGATGCTGAGAATAACTGGAAGATCACCTACATCAATATGAATCTGATGCTTGGGCTGGATGAGTATACTGAGCTGGAACCGGAGATAACAGGATTTACTAATTATTCCGACAACAACGATTTCAGCTTTTGGGAAAATGCGGCACTCAATAACAGGGCCGATCTGAAAGCTATGGAAATGAGGAAGAATGCTGCTCTTGCAGGTGTAAGGGCAGCAAAGGGTGAGTACTACCCTTCCCTGGCTCTGACAGGTGGATATATAGCATTGAATGTTCCTAAAATATTGACGGCTTCTAATATTATTAACGGAGGTATCGGGATAAAGTATAGTCCATCTTCATTATGGAAGACAGGTTCTAAAGTAGCACAGGCCAAATCCAGACTTGAGCAGACAAGGATAACGCAGGATATACTGAGTGATGCTGCAAGGCTTGAATCAGCACAGAGCTATCAGCAATACTTGTCATCAATCAAGAAAATAGATGTTTACAAAAAAGCACAGGAGCAGGCTACAGAGAACTACAAGATAGTGAAGAATAAATATGACAACAGCCTGGCTACTACTACTGAGCTATTGGACGCAGATGTAGCTTTATTACAAGCAAAATTGAACCATGCATTTGCCAAAGCTGACGCATTTGTAGCTTATAACAAGCTGAAACAAGTGACAGGTACATTAGAACAGGCAACCATAACAAAATAA
- a CDS encoding TetR/AcrR family transcriptional regulator gives MEFTEKQHHILDVAEELFAQNGFNGTSVRDIAKEAGVNIAMISYYFGSKEKMLEALFIRRANDVKIQIEGILNDAKLDSLAKVYKLIDGYIDRIMRQTNFHKIMVREQIGTRENEISQLIKETKQRNKNLVASIIYEGQKKGVFRKGVDIPLLMTTLFGTCNQMLTTSGYYKESNNLQHMSDEEFATHIRKKLSTHLKKVFKAILTNED, from the coding sequence ATGGAGTTTACTGAAAAACAACACCATATACTGGATGTAGCAGAAGAGCTGTTCGCACAGAATGGTTTTAATGGTACTTCGGTAAGAGATATAGCCAAAGAAGCAGGGGTAAATATCGCAATGATATCTTACTACTTCGGTTCTAAAGAGAAGATGCTTGAAGCTCTTTTCATACGCAGGGCGAATGATGTAAAAATTCAGATAGAAGGTATCCTGAATGATGCTAAACTGGATTCATTAGCAAAAGTTTACAAGCTTATTGACGGTTATATTGATCGTATAATGCGCCAGACCAATTTTCATAAGATCATGGTCAGAGAGCAGATAGGTACCCGCGAGAATGAGATATCTCAACTGATAAAAGAAACCAAACAACGCAACAAAAACCTTGTTGCAAGTATTATTTACGAAGGCCAGAAGAAGGGCGTTTTCAGGAAAGGAGTAGACATTCCGCTACTGATGACTACCCTGTTTGGCACCTGTAATCAAATGCTTACAACATCAGGTTATTATAAAGAATCGAATAACCTGCAGCACATGTCTGACGAAGAATTTGCAACACATATAAGAAAGAAACTCAGTACACATTTAAAGAAAGTATTCAAAGCAATATTGACAAATGAAGACTAA
- a CDS encoding HlyD family secretion protein: MSEVNTTQQEGKKKTNKKFMIILAVVLAAGVIFGGKKIIHSMHHEDTDDAQVEADISPVIPRVSGYIKEVRVSDNQDVKKGDTLIILDDRDLQIQLAQAQAALESAKSNLAMAEATTGASKAQVASSQANVSTIDAQIETAKVNVWRATQDFKRYENLVKDHSITQQQYEQAQAQKETAEHQLQVLVEQKSAAQKQTSAAASQSNATSQQVNVALANVKQREADVANAELNLSYAVITASEDGNISKVPVNEGQLVQAGQTLFSIVAEDAVWVVANFKETQLEKMKQGQEVHVHVDAYPGHDFKGTISSFAPATGARFSLLPADNASGNFIKVVQRVPVKIEFTDLKDKMLSMLRAGMNVQVEVTVD; this comes from the coding sequence ATGTCTGAAGTAAATACCACACAACAGGAAGGTAAAAAGAAGACCAACAAGAAGTTCATGATCATACTGGCAGTTGTGTTAGCTGCAGGTGTCATTTTCGGAGGAAAAAAGATCATACACTCCATGCATCATGAAGATACGGATGATGCACAGGTGGAGGCTGATATCAGCCCGGTGATACCACGCGTTTCAGGTTATATCAAAGAGGTAAGAGTATCTGACAACCAGGATGTGAAGAAAGGAGATACACTTATTATACTGGATGACAGGGACCTGCAGATACAACTGGCACAGGCACAGGCTGCGCTGGAGTCTGCAAAAAGCAACCTGGCTATGGCAGAAGCTACTACAGGTGCGTCCAAAGCACAGGTAGCTTCATCGCAGGCCAATGTTTCAACCATTGACGCACAGATAGAGACCGCGAAGGTGAATGTGTGGCGTGCCACACAGGATTTTAAAAGGTATGAGAACCTGGTAAAAGACCACTCTATTACTCAACAGCAATATGAGCAGGCACAGGCACAAAAAGAAACTGCAGAACACCAGTTACAGGTATTGGTTGAACAGAAATCAGCTGCACAGAAACAAACCAGTGCAGCCGCTTCTCAAAGCAATGCAACTTCTCAGCAGGTGAATGTAGCACTTGCTAATGTAAAGCAACGTGAGGCTGATGTAGCTAATGCAGAGCTGAACCTGTCTTATGCAGTAATAACAGCTTCTGAAGATGGTAATATCTCTAAAGTACCTGTGAATGAAGGCCAGTTGGTACAGGCGGGACAAACCCTGTTCAGCATAGTAGCAGAAGACGCAGTGTGGGTAGTTGCCAATTTTAAAGAGACACAGCTTGAGAAAATGAAACAGGGACAGGAAGTTCATGTGCATGTAGATGCATATCCTGGCCATGATTTCAAAGGAACTATCAGCTCATTCGCTCCGGCAACAGGTGCGCGTTTCTCATTATTACCTGCAGACAATGCATCAGGCAATTTCATTAAAGTAGTACAGAGGGTACCAGTGAAAATAGAATTCACAGACCTGAAGGATAAAATGCTGAGTATGCTGCGTGCAGGAATGAACGTACAGGTAGAAGTAACAGTAGACTAA
- a CDS encoding DUF1343 domain-containing protein has protein sequence MNGGKLLMIVMMPVFFVLNTYAQRNEGQQPVITGAEQMDMYLPQLEGKRVALLINQTSVVGSGKTLLPDTLLKRGINIVKILAPEHGFRGKAEAGEKVDDSKDEKTGLPIISLYGKNKKPTQEQLQDVDIVVYDIQDVGARFYTYISTMQYAMEACAAYGKQFMILDRPNPNGFFVAGPVLDKSLKSFVGMQPIPVVYGMTPGEYAKMLVGEKWFDGADKLKLTVISCKNYDHTTRYKLPVNPSPNLRSMAAVYCYPSLCLFEGTDVSVGRGTKTPFQQFGHPAFKGKAMYGFMPNIADEGPDPLYAAKTCYGMMIALTDEDAEKAIAGKFTVSFLKRAYDWHDNKDKFFNSFFENLAGTKELRKQIQQGWSVEDIEKSWDKDLAAFKQIRKKYLLYKDF, from the coding sequence ATGAATGGTGGAAAGTTATTAATGATCGTAATGATGCCTGTGTTTTTCGTACTGAATACTTACGCACAGCGCAACGAGGGTCAGCAGCCTGTTATTACAGGTGCTGAACAAATGGATATGTATCTGCCTCAGCTGGAGGGCAAAAGGGTAGCACTGCTCATCAACCAGACCTCTGTAGTAGGGTCAGGCAAAACATTGTTACCGGACACTTTATTGAAAAGAGGTATCAATATTGTTAAAATTCTTGCACCGGAACATGGCTTCAGGGGAAAGGCAGAAGCAGGTGAAAAAGTAGACGATAGCAAAGACGAAAAAACAGGTCTGCCTATTATTTCTTTATATGGTAAAAATAAAAAACCAACACAGGAGCAATTACAGGATGTAGACATAGTAGTTTATGACATACAGGACGTAGGCGCTCGTTTCTATACGTATATATCAACCATGCAATATGCCATGGAAGCATGCGCAGCTTATGGCAAACAGTTTATGATACTGGATCGTCCTAACCCCAACGGTTTTTTTGTAGCAGGGCCGGTATTGGATAAATCACTTAAGTCATTTGTAGGTATGCAGCCCATACCTGTAGTATATGGCATGACACCCGGTGAATACGCAAAGATGCTGGTAGGCGAGAAATGGTTTGATGGCGCAGATAAACTGAAGCTTACAGTTATCTCTTGTAAGAACTACGACCATACTACCAGGTATAAACTCCCGGTAAATCCCTCTCCTAATCTGAGAAGCATGGCAGCCGTATATTGTTATCCCTCACTTTGCCTGTTCGAAGGTACAGATGTAAGTGTAGGCCGCGGCACCAAAACACCGTTCCAGCAATTCGGACATCCGGCATTCAAAGGCAAAGCCATGTATGGGTTTATGCCCAATATTGCAGACGAAGGGCCTGACCCTTTATACGCTGCCAAAACCTGTTATGGAATGATGATCGCTTTGACAGACGAAGATGCAGAGAAAGCCATTGCCGGTAAGTTCACTGTCTCTTTTTTGAAAAGGGCTTACGACTGGCATGATAACAAAGATAAATTCTTCAATAGCTTTTTTGAAAACCTGGCAGGAACAAAGGAGTTGAGAAAACAGATACAACAGGGTTGGTCGGTTGAAGACATTGAAAAGTCATGGGATAAGGACCTGGCTGCTTTTAAACAGATTAGAAAGAAGTACCTGTTATATAAGGATTTTTAA
- a CDS encoding peptidylprolyl isomerase, producing MQQIKSGDKVKVHYHGKLTTGETFDSSEGREPLEFTVGVGQVIKGFDDALIDMTTGEKKTVEIPVDEAYGARREDMVVEYPKDQFPAEMTPEVGMQLNMSDNQGNNFPVVITEIKDEVVILDANHPLAGKDLIFDLEVVSIG from the coding sequence ATGCAACAGATCAAAAGCGGCGACAAGGTTAAAGTGCATTACCATGGAAAATTAACAACCGGTGAAACATTTGACTCTTCTGAAGGCCGTGAGCCACTGGAATTTACAGTTGGTGTTGGACAAGTAATTAAGGGTTTTGATGACGCCCTGATAGATATGACAACCGGTGAGAAAAAGACAGTAGAAATACCTGTAGATGAGGCTTATGGTGCCCGCAGGGAAGATATGGTGGTAGAATACCCTAAAGACCAGTTTCCTGCTGAAATGACGCCTGAAGTTGGTATGCAGCTGAATATGAGTGACAACCAGGGCAACAACTTCCCTGTTGTTATTACAGAGATCAAAGACGAGGTTGTAATATTAGACGCCAACCACCCACTGGCCGGTAAGGATCTGATATTTGACCTGGAGGTAGTATCTATCGGTTAA
- the recG gene encoding ATP-dependent DNA helicase RecG, producing the protein MHQSILDTPIEYQKGVGPQRGEMLRKELDIQYAGDLLHHYPFRYNDRTKLNKVNQIRTEGEYVQLIGILINIYEEGTGRARRLTATFYDDTGQIELIWFQGAQWMKKTLKENQHYLVFGKVSFFNGTPNIAHPDIDPLNAETAKAGMTPVYPLTEKLKGRGVNNRVLAKITKELVSRITPGDVPEILPADIIRQYKLCDRYHAIKWIHYPDTEEHMLMARFRLKWEELFASQLKVGQLRVQHQIQPGWKFETVGHYFNTFYNEYLPFELTGAQKRVLKEIRYDTATGKQMNRLVQGDVGSGKTIVAVMSMLLAMDNGHQACMMAPTEILSQQHYKSICKLVEPMGIKVALLTGSVKGKERKAILKGLAEGEIQIAVGTHALIEDTVQFSNLGLAVIDEQHRFGVGQRARLWSKNETAPHILVMTATPIPRTLAMTLYGDLDVSVIDELPPGRQEIKTVHRNEMRRAHVMDFIRSEVDKGRQAYIVYPLIEESEKMDYESLMAGYEQVKVFFPENKYRIAMVHGKQEQELKDRNMARFASGDAQVLVATTVIEVGVDVPNASVMLIESAERFGLSQMHQLRGRVGRGAEQSYCILLTGNKLSKESRERMDIMTSTANGFIIAEKDLAMRGPGDLYGTKQSGTFRFKLADLMTDTAILEETRKAAQALLGVDPKLTHPQNQGIVNVLLQQAKPTNNWSKIS; encoded by the coding sequence ATCCATCAGTCCATATTAGATACCCCCATTGAATACCAGAAAGGAGTTGGCCCGCAACGCGGCGAGATGTTGCGCAAAGAACTGGATATACAATATGCCGGTGATCTGTTGCACCACTACCCTTTTCGTTATAATGACCGTACCAAGCTCAACAAAGTAAACCAGATACGTACCGAAGGGGAATATGTGCAATTGATAGGTATCCTTATCAATATATACGAAGAAGGGACAGGCAGGGCAAGAAGACTTACTGCTACATTTTACGATGATACAGGACAGATAGAACTGATATGGTTCCAGGGGGCACAATGGATGAAGAAGACCCTGAAAGAGAATCAACACTACCTTGTATTCGGGAAAGTGTCTTTTTTTAATGGTACGCCGAACATAGCCCACCCGGACATAGACCCACTGAACGCAGAAACAGCAAAGGCAGGTATGACACCCGTGTACCCGCTTACGGAGAAGCTTAAAGGCCGAGGAGTTAATAATCGGGTATTAGCCAAGATCACCAAAGAACTGGTGAGCAGAATAACACCGGGAGATGTACCGGAGATATTGCCTGCCGACATTATAAGACAATATAAACTCTGCGACAGATATCATGCTATCAAGTGGATACACTATCCGGATACGGAAGAGCATATGCTGATGGCTAGGTTTCGCCTGAAGTGGGAGGAGCTGTTTGCTTCGCAACTAAAGGTGGGGCAACTGCGGGTGCAGCATCAAATACAGCCCGGATGGAAGTTTGAGACCGTAGGACATTATTTCAATACATTTTATAATGAGTACCTCCCATTTGAACTTACAGGTGCACAAAAAAGAGTACTGAAAGAGATTCGTTACGATACAGCCACTGGCAAACAAATGAACCGACTGGTGCAGGGAGACGTAGGTAGCGGTAAAACGATTGTTGCCGTTATGTCTATGCTGCTGGCTATGGACAACGGGCACCAGGCATGTATGATGGCACCTACAGAGATACTATCTCAGCAACATTATAAAAGTATCTGTAAGCTGGTAGAACCTATGGGTATCAAAGTGGCATTGCTTACAGGTAGCGTAAAAGGTAAAGAGCGAAAAGCTATTTTGAAAGGATTAGCTGAAGGTGAGATACAGATAGCTGTAGGTACTCATGCCCTGATAGAAGATACCGTTCAGTTCAGCAACCTGGGATTGGCGGTGATAGACGAACAGCATCGTTTTGGCGTAGGCCAAAGGGCCCGGCTGTGGAGTAAGAACGAAACGGCGCCGCATATACTGGTAATGACGGCTACACCTATTCCCCGTACACTGGCCATGACCTTGTATGGCGACCTTGATGTATCTGTTATTGACGAACTGCCACCCGGCAGGCAGGAGATAAAGACTGTTCATCGTAACGAGATGCGTAGGGCACATGTAATGGATTTCATCCGCAGCGAAGTAGATAAAGGCAGGCAGGCATACATAGTTTATCCGCTCATCGAAGAATCGGAAAAGATGGATTACGAAAGCCTGATGGCAGGTTACGAACAAGTGAAAGTATTTTTTCCGGAAAATAAGTACCGCATTGCCATGGTGCACGGTAAACAGGAGCAGGAACTGAAAGACAGAAATATGGCTCGCTTTGCCTCCGGTGACGCACAGGTATTGGTAGCCACTACTGTTATTGAAGTAGGTGTAGACGTACCAAATGCCAGTGTTATGCTTATAGAAAGCGCCGAACGTTTCGGCCTGTCGCAGATGCACCAGCTCAGGGGGCGTGTGGGTCGCGGAGCTGAGCAATCCTATTGTATCCTGCTTACAGGCAATAAGCTGTCAAAAGAAAGCAGGGAGCGGATGGATATCATGACCTCTACCGCCAACGGATTTATCATAGCGGAAAAAGACCTGGCTATGCGAGGCCCCGGTGACCTGTATGGTACCAAGCAAAGCGGTACTTTCCGTTTTAAGCTGGCCGACCTGATGACCGACACAGCTATTCTGGAAGAAACAAGGAAAGCCGCACAGGCGTTATTAGGTGTTGATCCTAAGCTTACGCACCCACAGAATCAGGGCATAGTAAATGTATTACTACAACAAGCCAAGCCTACCAATAACTGGAGCAAGATCAGTTAA
- a CDS encoding biopolymer transporter ExbD, producing the protein MNLRKGLRDKTEVHTSALNDILFILLFFFLIISTLANPNVVKVLTPKASTDTKAKQTVVVTVDSLQRFYVGTTLTPIDSLEPVIARMAAKANDAEPTVVINGDKKADWDNVMAVMRAAKASNLKVVAAIDNAK; encoded by the coding sequence ATGAACCTGAGGAAAGGATTAAGGGACAAAACGGAAGTACATACATCGGCACTGAACGATATACTGTTCATATTGCTGTTCTTCTTCCTGATCATATCTACATTGGCTAACCCCAATGTGGTTAAGGTGCTTACACCCAAAGCCTCGACCGATACCAAAGCGAAACAAACCGTTGTAGTTACCGTTGATTCGTTACAGCGTTTTTACGTAGGCACTACATTAACCCCGATAGATTCGTTAGAACCTGTAATAGCACGAATGGCAGCAAAAGCCAATGATGCTGAGCCTACCGTGGTTATTAATGGCGATAAAAAGGCTGACTGGGATAATGTGATGGCTGTAATGCGCGCCGCAAAAGCATCGAACCTGAAAGTAGTTGCCGCGATAGACAATGCTAAATGA